In Planctomycetota bacterium, a single genomic region encodes these proteins:
- a CDS encoding DUF1080 domain-containing protein, which produces MRHTLVWSAVSLACLAIAGTHFAAEPEKKSNEPWIALFDGKSLDGWTLSGFGGQREVTVENGELILEQGEPMTGITLSKAAAEKLPKINYELTLEAKRVAGSDFFCGLTFPVGDDPCSLVVGGWGGGVVGLSSLEGQDASENETTTHHRFDSGRWYKIRLVVLDKSIEAWIDDEKVVNVNTEDRTVSVRLEMERSRPLGLATYNTTAAIRNFRVRKVAAGKG; this is translated from the coding sequence ATGCGTCACACGCTCGTTTGGTCCGCCGTGTCCTTGGCCTGTCTGGCGATCGCCGGTACGCACTTCGCTGCCGAGCCCGAGAAGAAATCGAACGAGCCGTGGATCGCGCTGTTCGACGGCAAGTCGCTCGACGGCTGGACGCTGAGCGGCTTTGGCGGTCAGCGCGAAGTAACCGTCGAGAACGGCGAGCTGATCCTCGAGCAGGGTGAGCCGATGACCGGCATCACCTTGTCCAAAGCGGCCGCCGAGAAGCTGCCCAAGATCAACTACGAGTTGACCCTGGAAGCCAAGCGGGTCGCCGGCAGCGACTTTTTCTGCGGGCTGACGTTCCCGGTCGGCGATGACCCGTGCTCGCTGGTCGTGGGCGGCTGGGGGGGCGGGGTGGTGGGGCTGTCAAGCCTGGAAGGGCAGGACGCCTCGGAGAACGAAACGACGACCCATCACCGCTTCGACTCGGGACGCTGGTACAAGATTCGGCTGGTGGTGCTGGACAAGTCGATCGAGGCCTGGATCGACGACGAAAAGGTGGTGAACGTCAACACCGAGGATCGCACCGTCTCGGTCCGGCTGGAAATGGAACGCTCCCGCCCGCTGGGCCTGGCCACGTACAACACAACCGCCGCGATTCGTAACTTCCGCGTGCGGAAGGTCGCCGCCGGGAAGGGCTGA
- the gmhB gene encoding D-glycero-beta-D-manno-heptose 1,7-bisphosphate 7-phosphatase produces the protein MGRPWILLDRDGTLIVERHYLADPAEVELVAGAGDALRRLRELGCGIVLVTNQSGVGRGRFSLAQLAAVHQRLESLLAAEGAALDGVFFCPHVSEDRCTCRKPAPGLARQAAERFQIDLAASFVIGDKALDIEFGQGIGATTVLVRTGYGAETEREGAARPDVVVDDLPAAVVEIERVLAARGK, from the coding sequence ATGGGACGACCTTGGATACTGCTCGACCGAGATGGGACGCTGATTGTCGAGCGGCACTATCTCGCCGATCCGGCCGAGGTTGAGTTGGTGGCCGGGGCGGGCGACGCCTTGCGCCGGTTGCGCGAGTTGGGGTGCGGCATCGTCCTGGTGACCAATCAGTCGGGCGTCGGCCGCGGCCGGTTCTCGCTCGCACAACTGGCCGCCGTCCACCAGCGGCTTGAGTCATTGCTGGCGGCCGAAGGGGCCGCGCTCGATGGCGTTTTCTTTTGCCCCCACGTGAGCGAAGATCGTTGCACGTGCCGCAAGCCAGCGCCCGGCCTGGCCCGACAAGCCGCCGAGAGATTTCAGATCGACCTGGCCGCCAGCTTCGTCATTGGCGACAAGGCCCTCGACATCGAGTTTGGTCAGGGGATTGGCGCGACGACGGTGTTGGTCCGCACCGGCTACGGCGCGGAAACCGAGCGCGAGGGCGCGGCTCGGCCCGACGTCGTCGTTGATGACCTGCCGGCGGCCGTCGTAGAGATCGAGCGAGTTCTCGCCGCGCGCGGCAAGTAA
- a CDS encoding LysM peptidoglycan-binding domain-containing protein yields the protein MGKEKIVGLSVLGVLAMTMVSVAVWRLRNERSLAYPAIDISGLPASADNPSGTPAQTASTRKPSLLERTTSGEQPSSPLLGGHDDSQVPSSVDFKLNRETAVSSRRVPNPPAEMTFAVPTPPTPVAVPAMASDTPTSTPAADPFAQVAATTAPVAATATVPDQVDGRLQRAPEAVQLSPQPTGDASATLMPPTVVTEAAAATNAPAPPTAPTAALTEPQPLAAAANAQPTAHEEPARKPHHHYNFPHGTDTASANPATAAATDAPIAPTAEATNRFGGNQYDTSAYGSAGANSYSQPLPPPTATATPYGAASADQGGAGVAASQEPTYPGTTLPMNGPYHPSAPAADSTYQQQQPPHGTHQHSTQQQSAQQQSAPANPHQPPAHSPYQLPHHQHATPAQPTAPATGNRPLHPHYDAYGRDIQPEADPSRARSYDALPQQQSNATGIPSDMPGFGSQADLGHHHGSHSGEAYTVQPNDSYWTIAERVYGSGKYFKALEEHNRERVPNSGKLRVGDQVATPSIETLERQYADLTPKRRNPPAQPSLTVPVSARNSEHAGRVYKVRQGDTLFDIARYELGKASRWSEIYELNRDRLGDDFDFLTPGTELLLPNNSTINGHSGPKERAPLTTRSPAGLQR from the coding sequence ATGGGCAAGGAAAAGATCGTCGGTCTGTCGGTCCTCGGCGTCCTGGCCATGACAATGGTCTCGGTCGCTGTCTGGCGGTTGCGCAACGAGCGCTCGCTCGCCTATCCGGCCATTGACATCAGCGGCCTGCCGGCGTCCGCCGACAATCCTTCTGGCACGCCCGCCCAAACGGCCAGCACCCGTAAGCCGAGCCTGCTCGAACGCACCACCAGCGGTGAACAACCATCATCGCCGCTGCTGGGAGGCCACGACGACTCCCAAGTTCCGTCCAGCGTCGATTTCAAGCTCAACCGCGAAACGGCCGTTTCATCGCGGCGCGTGCCGAATCCTCCGGCCGAAATGACCTTTGCCGTGCCGACGCCACCAACGCCGGTTGCTGTGCCTGCAATGGCCAGCGACACGCCGACGTCCACACCCGCCGCCGATCCGTTCGCGCAAGTCGCGGCCACCACGGCACCGGTCGCCGCCACCGCGACCGTGCCGGACCAGGTCGACGGGCGGTTGCAGCGAGCGCCCGAGGCGGTTCAGCTTTCGCCACAACCGACCGGCGATGCGTCGGCCACGCTGATGCCGCCGACAGTGGTTACCGAAGCTGCGGCAGCCACGAACGCGCCAGCGCCACCAACCGCTCCAACCGCCGCGCTCACCGAGCCGCAACCGCTGGCCGCTGCCGCGAACGCCCAACCGACGGCGCACGAGGAACCGGCCCGCAAACCCCATCATCACTACAACTTCCCGCACGGCACGGACACCGCCTCGGCCAACCCAGCGACAGCCGCCGCAACCGATGCCCCCATCGCGCCGACCGCCGAGGCCACCAACCGCTTTGGCGGCAACCAGTACGACACGTCGGCCTACGGTAGCGCGGGCGCGAACAGCTACAGTCAACCACTGCCGCCTCCGACCGCCACGGCTACCCCCTACGGCGCGGCTTCGGCCGACCAGGGTGGCGCCGGCGTCGCGGCTTCGCAGGAACCAACATACCCGGGCACGACGTTGCCGATGAATGGACCGTATCACCCCAGCGCCCCGGCCGCCGACTCGACCTATCAACAACAACAGCCGCCGCACGGCACGCACCAACACAGTACTCAACAACAAAGCGCTCAACAGCAAAGCGCCCCGGCCAACCCGCATCAGCCGCCGGCCCATTCGCCGTATCAATTGCCGCACCATCAGCACGCGACGCCCGCGCAGCCCACCGCGCCGGCAACAGGCAACAGGCCGCTCCATCCGCACTACGACGCTTATGGCCGTGACATCCAGCCCGAGGCCGATCCGTCGCGAGCCCGCAGCTATGACGCCTTGCCGCAGCAGCAATCCAACGCGACGGGCATTCCCAGCGACATGCCCGGCTTTGGTTCTCAGGCCGATCTCGGACATCACCACGGTTCGCACTCGGGCGAGGCTTATACCGTGCAGCCGAACGACAGCTACTGGACCATTGCCGAGCGAGTCTACGGCAGCGGCAAGTACTTCAAAGCTCTGGAAGAGCACAACCGCGAGCGGGTGCCGAACTCGGGCAAGTTGCGCGTCGGCGATCAGGTTGCCACGCCGTCGATCGAGACCCTGGAACGCCAATACGCCGACCTGACCCCCAAGCGTCGCAACCCGCCCGCTCAGCCGTCGCTCACCGTGCCGGTCAGCGCGCGGAACAGCGAACACGCCGGCCGCGTTTACAAGGTGCGCCAAGGGGACACGTTGTTCGACATCGCCCGCTATGAGCTGGGCAAGGCGTCGCGCTGGTCCGAGATTTACGAGCTGAATCGTGACCGGCTGGGCGACGATTTCGACTTCCTGACGCCGGGCACCGAACTGCTGCTGCCGAACAACTCGACCATCAACGGCCACTCGGGGCCGAAGGAGCGGGCGCCACTCACCACCCGCTCGCCGGCAGGCTTGCAGCGATAA
- the rsmH gene encoding 16S rRNA (cytosine(1402)-N(4))-methyltransferase RsmH, which yields MSSPASQHVPVLLDEIVQWLAPTPGMILVDGTLGGAGHTRALAERVGPSGRVIGLDRDPLPVARARETLGELPVTAVNANYCDLRDVLDHLPIAQVDGIVLDLGLSSDQLADRDRGFSFDADGSLDLRFDTSQGQPASELVNRLPAEPLANLIYELGEERLSRRIARRIVDERERQPITTAGQLAEIVRRCYPPRHARGEQIHPATRTFQALRIAVNNELGSLDKALASFPDCLKPGGRLAIISFHSLEDRRVKYAFRDDPRYTVLTRKPIVPGDDEQRRNPRSRSAKLRVAARANENQS from the coding sequence GTGTCGTCCCCCGCCTCGCAGCATGTCCCCGTTCTGCTGGATGAAATCGTCCAGTGGCTGGCGCCGACGCCAGGCATGATTCTGGTCGACGGCACCCTGGGCGGAGCCGGCCACACCCGGGCTTTGGCAGAACGGGTAGGTCCGAGCGGCCGCGTGATCGGGCTCGACCGTGACCCGTTGCCGGTGGCCCGCGCGCGGGAAACGCTGGGCGAATTGCCCGTGACGGCGGTGAACGCCAACTATTGCGACTTACGTGACGTCCTCGACCACTTACCAATCGCACAGGTAGACGGCATCGTGCTCGACCTGGGACTTTCGAGCGATCAGCTCGCCGACCGCGACCGAGGCTTCAGCTTCGACGCCGATGGTTCGCTCGATCTGCGCTTCGACACCAGCCAGGGGCAGCCGGCCAGCGAACTGGTCAACCGGCTGCCGGCCGAGCCGCTGGCCAATCTGATCTACGAATTGGGCGAAGAACGCCTCAGCCGTCGCATTGCCCGTCGCATTGTCGATGAGCGCGAGCGTCAACCGATCACCACGGCCGGCCAGTTGGCCGAGATTGTCCGTCGCTGCTACCCGCCGCGCCACGCCCGGGGCGAGCAGATCCACCCGGCCACGCGCACGTTCCAGGCGCTCAGGATCGCGGTGAACAACGAGCTAGGCAGCTTGGACAAAGCGCTCGCCAGCTTTCCCGATTGTTTGAAGCCGGGGGGCCGGCTGGCGATTATCAGCTTTCATTCGCTGGAAGATCGCCGTGTGAAGTACGCCTTTCGCGACGATCCGCGATACACCGTCCTGACTCGCAAACCAATCGTGCCCGGCGACGACGAACAACGTCGCAACCCCCGCTCGCGCAGCGCCAAATTGCGCGTGGCGGCCCGCGCCAACGAGAACCAATCGTAA
- the mraZ gene encoding division/cell wall cluster transcriptional repressor MraZ, which translates to MILTGTFVRSIDEKLRVALPKRLRDDMVSNTGRDLFITRNTDASLSLYTEEGLTAMAQRLTPASPVQQDVHNFSRLFYSQTERVEVDSQGRFRIPPALAQLARLTKELVMIGVGDHVELWDKQAWEDYSARISPNFDQLAQRAFEQGAASRQG; encoded by the coding sequence ATGATTCTGACGGGGACATTCGTCCGTTCGATCGACGAAAAGCTCCGGGTGGCCCTCCCTAAACGGCTTCGCGACGACATGGTCAGCAACACGGGGCGTGACCTGTTCATCACTCGCAACACCGACGCTTCGCTGAGCCTGTACACGGAAGAAGGACTGACGGCGATGGCCCAGCGACTGACGCCGGCCTCGCCCGTGCAACAAGACGTTCACAACTTCAGTCGCCTTTTCTACTCGCAGACGGAACGCGTGGAAGTCGATTCGCAGGGGCGGTTTCGCATTCCACCGGCACTGGCTCAACTGGCGCGATTAACCAAGGAACTGGTGATGATCGGCGTTGGCGACCATGTCGAGTTGTGGGACAAGCAAGCCTGGGAAGACTACTCGGCGCGGATTTCACCCAACTTCGATCAACTGGCACAGCGAGCGTTTGAACAAGGGGCGGCTTCGCGGCAGGGCTAA
- the queA gene encoding tRNA preQ1(34) S-adenosylmethionine ribosyltransferase-isomerase QueA: MKSATHTELAHYDYSLPRELVAQTPLAARSDARLLVVKRQEQAILHRHVRDLPDLLDPRDCLVINDTRVVPARLVGRRTQTGGHWEGLFLSADEHGLWQLLGKTRGRLSPGETITLMDVEGRDALELQLIEKRPGGVWIAKPNSERPTNDLLDQAGRVPLPHYIRHGEMTDEDRARYQTVFARNPGSVAAPTAGLHFTNELLGQLVDRGVTICRVTLHVGLGTFRPIKTASLAEHAMHREAGAIDANTVAKITACRQTGGRVVALGTTSVRLLETAALSGTLQLWSGETELFIRPPFEFHAVDAMMTNFHLPRTTLLVLVRTFGGDELIARAYDEAIARRYRFYSYGDAMLIL; encoded by the coding sequence GTGAAATCCGCGACCCACACCGAGCTGGCCCATTACGACTATTCGCTGCCGCGCGAACTGGTCGCCCAGACGCCGCTGGCCGCGCGCAGCGACGCTCGACTGTTGGTCGTCAAGCGGCAGGAACAGGCGATCCTGCACCGTCACGTTCGCGATCTGCCCGACCTGCTCGATCCGCGCGACTGCCTGGTAATCAACGACACGCGCGTGGTGCCGGCCCGGCTGGTGGGCCGACGCACCCAGACCGGCGGCCACTGGGAAGGTTTGTTCCTCTCGGCCGATGAACACGGCTTGTGGCAATTGCTGGGCAAGACACGCGGCCGCCTGAGCCCCGGCGAGACGATCACCTTGATGGACGTCGAAGGGCGCGACGCGCTCGAACTGCAACTGATTGAAAAGCGCCCCGGTGGCGTGTGGATTGCCAAGCCGAACAGCGAACGACCTACGAATGATCTGCTCGACCAGGCCGGCCGCGTTCCCCTGCCCCATTACATTCGCCACGGCGAGATGACCGACGAAGATCGCGCCCGGTATCAGACCGTTTTCGCGCGTAATCCCGGCTCGGTCGCGGCGCCTACGGCCGGGCTGCACTTTACCAACGAACTGCTTGGACAATTGGTCGACCGCGGGGTGACGATCTGTCGGGTGACGCTGCACGTCGGGCTGGGGACGTTCCGGCCGATCAAAACCGCGTCGCTCGCCGAACACGCCATGCACCGCGAGGCCGGTGCCATCGACGCCAACACCGTGGCCAAGATCACGGCCTGTCGCCAGACCGGCGGCCGTGTCGTGGCCCTGGGAACCACGTCGGTTCGGCTGCTCGAAACAGCGGCCCTGAGCGGCACGCTGCAGCTCTGGTCGGGCGAGACCGAGTTGTTCATCCGTCCGCCGTTTGAATTTCACGCGGTCGACGCGATGATGACCAACTTTCACCTGCCGCGGACGACGCTGCTGGTGCTGGTTCGCACGTTCGGCGGCGATGAACTGATTGCCCGGGCCTATGACGAAGCGATTGCGCGTCGATATCGTTTTTATAGCTATGGCGACGCGATGTTGATATTGTAA
- a CDS encoding phosphoesterase encodes MSQVGQERVLVVPTSLFHEVGHFQGFSTETERYLKHLLQPQHMSYRLRSEMEQDPTFKQLIPYVVFRYRDPAGRDHLFQYTRGRGQGEGRLHAKRSVGIGGHISSEDANLADADPYQEGLRRELNEEVAIDTPYTEQCVGLINDDQTEVGRVHLGVAHLFDVEQPLVQPRESELVDSGFRPLDELLGQLDQFETWSQICLRALFVDAPAAT; translated from the coding sequence GTGTCACAAGTTGGCCAAGAACGCGTGCTGGTGGTGCCGACCAGCTTGTTTCACGAAGTGGGGCACTTCCAGGGCTTTTCGACCGAGACGGAGCGCTACTTGAAGCACCTGCTCCAGCCGCAACACATGAGCTACCGGCTGCGATCCGAAATGGAGCAGGATCCGACGTTCAAGCAGTTGATCCCTTACGTCGTGTTCCGCTACCGCGATCCGGCCGGGCGTGACCACTTGTTTCAATACACGCGCGGGCGCGGACAAGGGGAAGGTCGCCTGCATGCCAAGCGGAGCGTCGGCATCGGCGGCCACATCAGCAGCGAAGACGCCAACCTGGCTGACGCCGATCCTTACCAGGAAGGATTGCGCCGCGAACTGAACGAGGAAGTCGCGATCGACACGCCCTACACCGAGCAATGCGTCGGCCTGATCAACGACGATCAAACCGAAGTCGGCCGCGTCCACTTGGGCGTGGCGCACTTGTTCGACGTCGAGCAGCCGCTGGTCCAGCCGCGTGAGAGCGAACTAGTCGACAGCGGTTTCCGGCCGCTGGATGAGTTGCTCGGACAATTGGACCAGTTCGAGACCTGGTCGCAGATTTGCCTGCGCGCCCTGTTCGTTGACGCCCCGGCCGCGACGTGA
- a CDS encoding acyl-CoA thioesterase: MIREHDVEIRVRYKETDAMGFLHHSNYFVYFEIGRTEMLRATGMNYRDMEAAGHLMVVVKLECRYRKPARYDDVLLLRTILKRVSMAKIEHEYQLLRDGELLCEASSTLACVDRNGQIQRIPEVFLPDPE, from the coding sequence ATGATCCGCGAGCACGACGTTGAAATCCGCGTCCGGTACAAAGAGACCGACGCGATGGGTTTCCTGCATCATTCGAACTATTTCGTCTATTTCGAGATCGGCCGCACCGAGATGCTGCGCGCCACCGGCATGAACTACCGCGACATGGAAGCGGCCGGGCATCTGATGGTGGTCGTCAAGCTGGAATGCCGCTATCGCAAGCCGGCGCGGTATGACGACGTGCTGTTGCTACGCACGATTCTCAAGCGCGTCAGCATGGCCAAGATCGAACACGAGTATCAACTGCTGCGCGACGGCGAACTGCTGTGCGAGGCGTCGAGCACGCTGGCTTGTGTCGACCGCAATGGGCAAATCCAACGGATTCCGGAAGTGTTCCTGCCCGATCCGGAGTGA
- a CDS encoding DUF4142 domain-containing protein, which yields MLRSKTVFLALLAMCAALTTSTAFGQRLRQALRPAQPSTRTVQEQNFQRPDRDADFAAMIAGENEGEVKLAQFALKHAQSDDVKKFAQTMIDQHTQLVNKLDQFTAHREHRAMSRNANEPVQNAAPAEAQNNANPQTNANAPTNTQTAVAPNPVGHHEMLGLHHEIGERCLQLTEQELSQKRGADFDRCYVGSQISAHIHAIAAMEVVRDHAQGNLRQVLDDGVHAAQQHLAMAKDLAKKLESSNRSSQ from the coding sequence ATGTTGCGATCGAAGACAGTTTTCCTTGCGCTGCTAGCCATGTGCGCGGCGCTGACGACCTCGACGGCCTTTGGCCAACGTCTGCGCCAGGCCCTGCGCCCGGCGCAACCATCGACGCGGACGGTCCAGGAACAGAACTTCCAGCGGCCTGACCGGGACGCCGATTTCGCGGCCATGATCGCCGGCGAAAACGAAGGAGAAGTCAAGCTGGCCCAGTTTGCGCTGAAGCACGCCCAGAGCGACGACGTGAAGAAGTTCGCTCAAACGATGATCGACCAGCACACGCAACTGGTGAACAAACTGGACCAATTCACCGCGCATCGCGAACATCGCGCCATGTCGCGCAACGCCAACGAACCGGTCCAAAACGCCGCACCGGCCGAGGCACAGAACAACGCCAATCCCCAGACCAACGCGAACGCTCCGACCAACACCCAGACGGCCGTCGCCCCCAACCCAGTCGGACATCACGAGATGCTCGGCCTGCACCATGAAATCGGCGAACGCTGCCTACAACTGACGGAGCAAGAACTGTCGCAGAAGCGCGGGGCCGACTTCGATCGCTGCTACGTCGGCAGCCAGATCAGCGCTCACATCCACGCCATTGCGGCCATGGAAGTGGTGCGCGACCATGCCCAGGGGAACCTGCGGCAAGTGCTTGACGACGGCGTCCACGCCGCCCAGCAACACCTGGCAATGGCCAAGGACTTGGCCAAGAAACTCGAATCGAGCAACCGTTCGAGCCAATGA